A genomic window from Methanovulcanius yangii includes:
- a CDS encoding PKD domain-containing protein: MIRRITILCCFAGLLCACLCILPALAAGEDAPVDFAAIPVTGPPPLQVTFSAFAPGADTWDWTFGDGTGVKGSTPEKEVPVHTYLEPGVYTVTLTAYAGNAYLGTEKKEAYIVVSGGGITPSSTEPGAVNRADFSATPKSGPAPLTVYFQGTNAADVRNGWANEWVWDFGDTYLLPEERTDISNPVHTYTFPGLYTVSLTIKGTGGREDAVVKKDFIVVGGITPVTPLEIPPDFVAEPLNGTAPLTVQFTSSAPGADRWAWDFGDGNGSVGNGAGEEHPAHTYTTPGTYTVRMSVWTADAYLAMVEKEGYITVDAAPPTPTETLPTKTPVGTPIPATTPCPTETPFPAWMAAAGLGGAVLLLGRGNRRG; this comes from the coding sequence ATGATTCGACGAATTACCATCCTGTGCTGTTTTGCAGGACTGCTCTGTGCCTGCCTCTGCATCCTGCCGGCCCTTGCCGCGGGCGAGGACGCACCAGTTGACTTTGCCGCCATCCCGGTCACCGGCCCGCCGCCCCTGCAGGTCACCTTCTCGGCCTTCGCCCCCGGCGCGGACACCTGGGACTGGACGTTCGGGGACGGGACCGGCGTCAAAGGGTCGACTCCGGAGAAGGAGGTCCCTGTCCATACCTACCTCGAACCGGGCGTCTACACGGTCACCCTGACCGCCTACGCCGGCAACGCCTATCTGGGAACGGAGAAGAAGGAGGCCTATATCGTCGTCAGCGGCGGGGGCATCACCCCGTCCTCCACCGAACCGGGAGCGGTGAACCGGGCGGACTTTTCCGCGACGCCGAAGTCCGGCCCGGCCCCCCTGACCGTATATTTCCAGGGAACGAACGCCGCCGATGTGAGGAACGGCTGGGCGAACGAGTGGGTGTGGGACTTCGGCGACACCTATCTTTTGCCCGAAGAACGCACCGACATCTCCAACCCGGTCCATACCTACACCTTCCCCGGCCTCTACACCGTCTCCCTCACCATTAAGGGGACCGGCGGGCGTGAAGATGCAGTTGTCAAGAAGGACTTCATCGTCGTCGGGGGAATTACCCCCGTCACCCCCCTCGAGATTCCGCCCGATTTTGTCGCAGAACCGCTCAACGGAACGGCACCCCTGACGGTACAGTTCACCTCGTCCGCCCCCGGTGCGGACCGCTGGGCGTGGGACTTCGGGGACGGAAACGGCAGTGTAGGAAACGGTGCGGGCGAGGAACACCCGGCACACACCTACACCACTCCCGGCACCTATACCGTCAGGATGAGTGTCTGGACGGCTGATGCGTACCTCGCCATGGTCGAGAAGGAGGGCTACATTACCGTCGATGCGGCCCCGCCCACCCCGACGGAGACGCTCCCGACAAAGACCCCGGTGGGAACCCCCATTCCGGCGACCACCCCCTGCCCGACGGAGACACCC